GGGCCAGATCATTGACATTCTTCACCAGGTAATTGTGCTTGGTAATGGGCCGGGTGATGCCGATCACATCCGCTTCCTGGAAGGCATCGTTGCCGATCAGGGGCGTCGGCACCTGCCCGGTGATGATGACCATAGGGATGGAATCCATGTAGGCGGTGGCGATGCCGGTGATGGTGTTGGTGGCGCCAGGGCCGCTGGTGGCAATAGCCACCCCGACCTTGCCGCTGGCCCGGGCGTAGCCGTCGGCAGCATGGACCGCGGCCTGCTCATGACGGGTCAGGATGTGCTTGATCGGCGAATCCATCAGGTCATCGTAGATGTTGATGACCGTCCCGCCGGGATAACCAAAGATGGTGTCCACCCCTTCCAGGCGCAGGCATTCGAGTAAAATCTGTGAACCGGTCTTTTTCACGAAAAGATCTCCTCCAGGGTTTTTAAAACACTATCGGGAGCGGCCCGCCACTTCCCCGTCGGCGGGCCGCTGACTCAATCGGCTTTACAGATAGCGCCAGTGTTGGCCGAGGTCACCACGGCGGCGTAGCGGGCCAGCCAGCCCGTTTTGATTTTTGGCTCGGGCCGGCTCCAACGGGCCCGGCGTTCGGCCAGCACGACGTCGTCAACCTGCAGCTTGAGCGCGCGATTGGGAATATCGAGCTCAATGGTGTCCCCGTCTTCGACCAGGGCGATCGGACCGCCCACCGCCGCCTCGGGGGAGACATGGCCAATGCAGGGGCCACGGGTGCCGCCGGAAAAACGGCCATCGGTAATGAGCGCCACACTATCGCCCAGCCCGAGACCCATGAGGGTCGCCGTCGGCGCCAGCATTTCGCGCATGCCGGGGCCACCCTTGGGGCCTTCGTAACGGATCACGACCACATCGCCGGCCACTACCTGCCCGCCCATGAGCGCCGTCATCGCCGCTTCTTCCGACTCAAAGCAACGGGCCTTGCCGGAAAAGCGCATCATCTTCTCCGAGACCCCGGACTGCTTGACCACCGCCCCATCGGGGGCGAGGTTGCCGGAGAGAATGGCGAGACCACCCTCGGCCCGAATCGGGTCGCTGACCGGATGCACCACTTCTTCGTCGACATCGGCGACGCTGGCGATAATCTGTTGGGTCGACAGTCCGGTCAGGGTCGGGTTGTCTTGGATGAGATCACGCAGCTGATAGAGGACGGCGGCGACACCGCCAGCGGCATCGAGATCCTCCATGAAATGCTTGCCCCCAGGATTCATCGAGGCCAGCTGCGGCGTGGTGCGGCCGAGACGATCGAATTCTTCCAGAGGCAGATCGACTCCGGCCTCACGGGCGATGGAGAGCAGATGCAGAACGGTGTTGCTCGAACCGCCCAAGGCCAGATCGACGCGGATAGCATTCTCGAAGGCGGCCTTGGTCAGAATTTGGCGCGGGGTGATGTTATCCCGTACCAATTCGACGATCCGCTCCCCCGAAGCAAAGGCGATGCGCTTTTTCAGGGAGGAGACGGCCAGGGCAGTGCCGCAGCCCAGCAGGCTCATACCCAGGGTCTCGGTGAGGATCGCCATGGTGTTGGCGGTAAAGAGCCCCTGGCAGGAACCGGCGGTGGGACAGGCGTGCTCCTCGCACTGCATTAGTTCCTTTTCGTCGATGACCCCGGCCTTGTAACGGGCCATGGCCTCGAAGGTGTCGGTGACGAAAGAGAAGCGCCGCCCCTGACGGCCGGTGCCGGTCATCATCGGCCCGGCGGTGACGACGATGCAAGGGATGTCGAGACGCGCAGCAGCCATGAGCATGCCCGGGGTGATCTTGTCGCAATTGGTGAGTAGCACCAGACCGTCGAGACGATGGGCCTCGGCCACCGACTCGATCATGTCGGCGATCAGTTCCCGGGTCGGCAGGGAATAGTGCATCCCCTTGTGTCCCATGGCGATGCCGTCGCAGACCCCGGGGATGCCGAAAAAGAAAGCGTGGCCACCACCGGTATGGACCCCTTTTTCGATGAAACGCTCCAATTCACGCATCCCGGTATGGCCGGGAATCAGATCGGTAAAAGAGGTGGCGATCCCGATAAAGGGGCGGTTCATCGAGCTGTCGGGAAGTCCGGTTCCTTTGAGCAGAGCCCGGTGCGGGGTGCGTTCGAAGCCCTGGGTAATGGCGTCACTGCGTTTGGCGGTCATAGATCAAAATCCTTCCAACACTATATATGAGATAAACAAAGTACCGGAGCCAAAAACAACAAATATAGGCCCGGCAAAAACGATTCGGGCTAAATAAACACCCTTTGATACAGGAAAGGGTCCGAGCCAGAGGCCCGAACCCTTTTCCGGACTTAACGCGCGAAAAAGCGGTTACTGACGGAATTGGCTGAGAATAGCTTCCATTTCATCCTTACCAGCCAGTTTAAGTTTTTGCACCTTTTTTCTTTCCAGTTCTTCGTCGGGGGTCAAATAGGCTTTCTGGTCCAGTTTTTCCAGTTCTTTTTCCAGCAACAAATGCTCTTCGTACAGGAGTCGGAACCGGGGATTTCCGTCAAACAGTTGCTGGACCAGATCCTGCTGCGGCTGACCTTTTTCCTCCATGGAACACCTCCCGATCAAGGGTTAACATAGGGCGAAAACACAATTTTAAAATAACCAATGGATTTTTTGTTGTCAACATTCTATCCATCGCGGCCCGGTTTTATCCCCTATAGCGACCGATCTCCGCCAGTTCCGCCTCGGAAGGACGAATGTAAGTGGGGATCAGGCCTTCAAGTGGGATATATTCGCCACGGCGCAGCATCTGCAGGGCCGGGCCGAGGCCATTCGACGCCCGGCAGGCATGGGCCGGCCAGGGGGCGAAATGGGCGCTTTCGCCCAGACGTTCCTCGATCAGCCTCCGGTAGCTTTGCGCGCCGTCGCCAATGAAGAGGACGTCATTGGAAAGCCGCTCCAGCCAGCGGTCGGGCGGCAAGACGCAAGGGGACAGAAGGGGTGAAAATTCTTCGCCAATCCATTGGTAAAGGGCCGCGTAAACCTCCCCTTTGCGCGCATCGAGCAGAGGACAGACCGGCAGGGCGGCAAAAGGTAGCCGCCAGGCCAAGGCGGTCAGGGAAGTAACGCCGACCACCGGCTTACCGGTCGCCAGCGCCAGACCCTTGATCGTCGCCACGCCAACCCGTAGGCCGGTGAAGGAACCGGGGCCCAGAACCACGCCGAAACCGTCCATATCACCAATAGCAAGCCCCACACCTCGCAACAACTCGTCGATATTTCCGAGCAGATGGTCGGTATGATTGGCGGGGCCACTCAAAACAATCTCCCCGAGCAGTTTTTCACCCTGGCTGACGGCGACGCTTCCCGTCGGGGTCGCGGTGTCGACCAGCAACAACCGCTCGGTCATCACTGTCCCCCGAGGAAAATACGCATGATGTCGTTGTAGAAAGCCAGGATCATCAGGGAAATCAGCAGCACCAAGCCGACCTGCTGCATGACCTCGCGGGCGCGCAGAGAGAGAGGACGGCGAAAGACGAACTCGTAAAAATTGAAGAAAAGATGGCCACCGTCAAGAATGGGAATCGGCAGCAGGTTGAGAATCCCCAACTGGATGCTGAGAAAAGCGAGGACCGTAAGGATACTGGAGAGATCGGTCTGAGCCGCCTGTCCGGCGATCTGTACCACGGTGATGGGGCCGCCGATGCTCTTGGTGGAAACATGGCCGGTAAACATCTTCTGGATGAAGACCAGGGTCAGCTCGATCAACTCCACCGTCCGTTGTGCTCCCGCCTTGATCGACTCCAGCGGACCGAAACGCTTGAAGACGCTCTCCTGGAGCGGGCTGATGCCGACTAGGTACGCCTCGCCGTTGGCTTCGTCCCGCACCGGCTTGATCGACAGGCTGAGGGTCCGCTCACCCCGTTGCAGATCGAAGGTTTGGGCTTGCCCTCCGCCCTGCTGCACTGCCCCGCGAAGGTCGTACCAGGAACGGATCGGCGTCCCGTCGATGGCGAGGATGCGGTCTCCCACTTCCATCCCCGCCGCCAACGCCGGCATCCCCGGCGCCAGACCGCCGATCACCGCCTCCTGGGGAGGAAGCAGGCCAAGGGACTGCAGCCCTTCCAAGGCGCTCTCCTCGGGGGAAATACTCACCGTCGCCAACTCCCCGTTCCGCCGCAGGGAAAACTCGAGGGCGGAACCGGCATTGGCGATCAACAGGGGTCCGGTATCCGTCCAGTTCGCCACCGACTCGCCGTTGATCGCCTCGATACAGTCGCCGGCGACAAAACCGGCGCGCGACCCGGGGCTGTCGGCCACCACGTAACCGACACAGGGGGGCTCGTCGAGGAAGGACGGCAGATTGACCCCGACCATATAGGCCACAGGCAGGACCAGAAAAGGCAAGAGCAGATTCATCAACGGCCCGGCGGCGACGATGGCGGTCCGCCGCGATACCGGCTTGTGGGCGAAAGAGCGGGCCTCTTCTTCAGGGGTCAAGGGTCCATCTTCCCCCCCCTCCCCGCTTCCTTCCCCGAGCATCTGCACATAGCCGCCCAAAGGAATGGCACAGATCAGGTATTCGGTCTCCCCCCACTGCTTGGCAAGCAGCTTGGGACCGAAACCCAGGGAAAACTTGAGTACCTTGACGCCGCAGAATTTGGCGACGGCGAAATGACCGAGTTCATGGATGAAAACGAGAATGCCGAGCATGATGATGCCGGCAGCGATGGTAATCATGAATGAAACCTCCGTTTAAACGGATGAATGGATCAACTTGCGAGCCTCGTCCCGGGCCCAGCGGTCGGCCCGCAAGACCTCATCGATATGATTGAGGGGCAGGACACGATGGTTGGCGAGGGTCGCGCGGATGATCTCAGGAATGGCCAGAAAAGAAATCTCCCCGGCCAGAAAGGCCTCGACGGCCATTTCGTTGGCGGCATTAAGCACGGCGGGCGCGCTTCCCCCATCACGGAGCGCACCGTAGGCCAGTTCCAGGCAAGCAAAACGGTGGCCGTCGGGCGGCTCGAAAGAGAGGGAACCGAGCCGGCAGAGATCGAGGGGGGGGAGGTTCAGGGGGAGCCGCTCCGGATAGGAGAGCGCGTAGGCGATAGGCGCCTTCATGTCGGGAATACCGAGTTGGGCGATGACCGACCCGTCCTGATACTCGACCATGGAGTGCACCACACTCTGCGGGTGGATATGCACGGAAATCCGCTCGCCGGGCAGATCGAAGAGCCAGCGCGCCTCGATGACCTCCAACCCCTTGTTCATCATGGTCGCCGAATCGATGGAAATCTTGCGGCCCATGCTCCAGTTGGGATGAGCCAGGGCTTCAGCCGGAGTGACCCGTTGCAGCTCCGCCAGGGAGCGGTTGCGAAAGGGACCGCCCGAAGCGGTGAGAATCAGGCGGCGCACATCCCCGCGCCGGTGGCCGATAAGCGACTGGAAAATCGCCGAATGCTCGCTGTCGACGGGGAAAAGCCGCACCCCTTTGCGCGCCACCGCCGCCATCACCAAGGACCCGGCGGTGACCAGAGTTTCCTTGTTGGCCAGGGCGACATCCTTGCCCGCTTCGATGGCGGCCATGGTCGGGATCAGTCCGGCGGCTCCGACAATGGCCGAAAGGACCATGTCCGCTTCTTCGTGACAGGCGCAGGCGATCAGCCCCTCGATCCCGGATACGATCGTCGGCCCCGAGGCGCCGAGAGCGTCCTTGAGAATCTCAGCATCGGCGGCGCTCAACACCGCCACCAGGCGCGGCTGGAAACGGCGGATCTGCTTTTGCAGCAGGTCGAGGTTGCGTCCGGCGGTCATGGCCACCACCCGGAAGCGGTCGGGATGTTCGGCGACGATTTCGAGGGTGCTGACGCCGATGGAACCGGTGGAACCGAGAATGCTCAGACGCTTCATGCCGGGCCACCAGCGCCCGGGCCAAACCAGAGCGCATAGTAGTAAACGGGCGCGAAGGCAAAGATCAGGCTGTCGAGACGATCGAGGATACCCCCGTGTCCCGGCAACAGGGAGCCGGAATCCTTAACCCCGAAACTGCGCTTGATCATCGATTCGAAGAGATCGCCGACCTGACCGCAAACCCCAAGGACGATCCCGAGCAAAAGCGCATCGAAAATCCCCAGGGAGGAAAAAAACCAGAATTTGAAGAGCAACGCGCCGAAGACCCCGCCGACCAATCCACCCAGGGCGCCTTCGACACTCTTATTGGGGCTGATGGCCGGATAGAGCTTACGCTTGCCCAGACTCACCCCGGTAAAATAAGCCGCCGAATCGGAGCACATGATGATGAAGAGCACCAGAAAAACCCAGTACTTGCCTTCAGGCAGGGCGTGCAGCAAGGCCAGATGGCCGAAGAGCAACGGCAGATAAAGCAGACCGAGCAAAAAGAGGCCGAGCCGTTGGATGACCGAGGACAGATCACCGAAGCGAAAGAGCAGAAAGGAGGCGAAAAGCAGAGTGGCGAGGGCCAGTCCCGGCACCGCCGCCGCCGGATTGAAGGCAAAGGCCAGGGTCAAAAGGACCCCGCCGGCGACCGCCAGATTCCGTTCCCGGGGCGGTTCTCCGGGCAGAGCCATGCGATAGAACTCCGTCAGACCCAGGCCGGCCACCGCGATGACCAGCAGATTGAAGAGGAAGGGCGGAGCATAGGAAACAAACAGAATCAGCAGCGGCAGGGAGATTAACGCGGTCAGAATACGTTGTTTAATGGCAGTTCTCCTCGGAATGGACATCCTGGTCGGCAACCTGCGCCGAGGTCAGTCCGAACCGGCGCTGACGACGGGCGAAGACGGCAAAGGCTTCATGCAGCTTCTGGCGGCTGAAGTCGGGCCAGAGTTCCTCGCTGAAGTAGAGTTCCGTGTAGGCCAGTTGCCAGAGCAGGAAGTTGCTGATGCGCATCTCGCCGCTGGTGCGGATGAGCAGATCGGGATCGGGCATGCCGGCCGTATCCAGGGCCAAGTTCAGGCGCTCTTCGTCGATCGCCTCCGGTGTGAGCTGTCCCGCCGCGACCTCCCCGGCCAGGGAGCGTACAGCCCGGATCATTTCGTTGCGCGAACCGTAGGAGAGCGCCAGGGTCAGCACCATGCTGGTGTTGTCTTTGGTCCGCTCCATCGTCTCGCGCAGCACCTGCGCCACCTCGGCAGGGAGCCGGTCGGTCTCGCCAATGACCCGGAAGCGGATGGAACGGGCGCAGAGATCGTTGAGTTCCGAAGCCAGATAACGCACCAGCAAACCCATCAGGGCCTTGACCTCATCCTCGGGGCGGCCCCAGTTTTCCGAGCTGAAGGCATAAAGGGTCAGATAACGGACGCCCAGGGTCCGGCACTCCGAAACGACCTCCCGTACTGCCTCAACGCCGCGATGATGCCCGGCGATGCGCGGCAGATGCCGCCGTTCGGCCCAGCGGCCGTTGCCATCCATGATGATGGCCAGATGTTCGGGGATCCGTAAGCGCATGGAGGTCGACTCTTCGGGTCTGAAATCGGGGATAACGATCAAAAGAGGCGTTAAGCTATCATGAAACGGACCTCTCAGGCAAGCACCGAACCGCCATTCAACGGGAGGAGGTGGGGAGCAGTCGGGCCGAACGCAACATGCAGCGGGCCTCCGGATAATCCTCCGGGTCCTTGCCCGATTCGGTGAAATAAAAGAAGAACCAGCTATCCCGGACAAAACCGATGAGGCCGTAAAAACGGGTGGGGACATCATGCTTGCGATAGGCGGCATCGAGGCTATAGGCATAATCGGCCCCCTGCACCCGTTCCCGCCGTACCCGATGGTTGACCTCCGTCACCCCTTCCTCACCGATCAGACTATCCGCCGCGAAACGGGCCGAGTCGGCAACCATGCGCCGTGACGGGGCGATATCTCCGGCGCTTAACGGGCTGAAATCGATATCGAGATGGGCGCCGCTGACGGGATTAAAGATGAAGTGCTCGTTGGCCGCCAGGCGTTTGGTGGCGAAGTCTTGAAGCGCGGCTTCATCCACCTTCTTGCCCTGTGCTTCGAGATCATGGGCAAGGTGTTCGATCATATCCGCCACCAGAAATTCCGGGGGCTGATCGGACGCCTGCCACCGTCCCGGCGGAATCTGGATCGCCAGGGTTAGTCCGGGGGCCACTTCCAGCAGATGGTCGGGCCAGGGGCGTTTCGCGCAAGCGCAGAGAAGAAGCAGGGCCGAAATCAGAAAAAGACGGGCGAAGCGACGGGGCATGGGACCCTCCCTGAAGAACAACGGCCGGGATTAACCGCTGGATTAAGGAATATACCACGCTTCCTGATCGACGAAAGCCGACGATGAAAAATCATGTTCTATGCACTCAGGCGCAGGGAAGTCAGGCTTTCGGTGTGATGGGTCTGGGGGAAAAGATCGAAGGGGCGCGACCATTCCAGGCGATAGCCGCCGTGCAGCAGTGGGACGAGATCACGGGCCAAGGTCGGGGGATCGCAGGAGACGTAGAGAATGCGCGGAGGCCGCAGCTGTGACAGTTCCCTGGTCACGGCATAAGCGCCGGTGCGGGGAGGATCGAGCAGCACCAGGTCGAAGGGCTTCTCGCGACTGAAGAATTCCGCCGCCCCTTCCGCCGGGCGAGCATGGAAAAAGGCATTGGTCAGGCCGTTGTCGGCGGCGTTCGCCCGGGCCTTGGTGATGGAGGGGGCGTAATCCTCCACCCCGACCACCTCACCGGCGCGACGGGCCAGGGGCAAGGAAAAGTTGCCCATGCCGCAGAAGAGATCGAGCACCCGCCCCGGGGCCGCGTCGCCGAGGGCGGCCAGGACTTCTGCCACCAGTTGCCGGTTCTGCGCCAGGTTGACCTGGGCGAAGCCCCCCGGCCCGTAGGCCAGGCGCAGATCGCCGCCGGTTTCGGGGTGGATGTACAGATCCTCGGCGCCGGTCACGGCCCGCAACGAATCCTTGCGTCCACTCTGGAGAAAGAGAGCATAACCGGCCGTTTCCGCCAAGGGGCGCAGATAGGCGGCCAACTCCCCTTCCCGGCCGTCAAGCACATGCACAACGACGCGAATCCGCTCTTCGTCGTCGACCGCCACGTCCACCTGGGGAATCTTCTCCGGGCAGGGGGAAGCCGCCAGCCACTCGCGAAAATACCTCAGCGCG
This genomic stretch from Desulfuromonas acetexigens harbors:
- the ilvD gene encoding dihydroxy-acid dehydratase; this translates as MTAKRSDAITQGFERTPHRALLKGTGLPDSSMNRPFIGIATSFTDLIPGHTGMRELERFIEKGVHTGGGHAFFFGIPGVCDGIAMGHKGMHYSLPTRELIADMIESVAEAHRLDGLVLLTNCDKITPGMLMAAARLDIPCIVVTAGPMMTGTGRQGRRFSFVTDTFEAMARYKAGVIDEKELMQCEEHACPTAGSCQGLFTANTMAILTETLGMSLLGCGTALAVSSLKKRIAFASGERIVELVRDNITPRQILTKAAFENAIRVDLALGGSSNTVLHLLSIAREAGVDLPLEEFDRLGRTTPQLASMNPGGKHFMEDLDAAGGVAAVLYQLRDLIQDNPTLTGLSTQQIIASVADVDEEVVHPVSDPIRAEGGLAILSGNLAPDGAVVKQSGVSEKMMRFSGKARCFESEEAAMTALMGGQVVAGDVVVIRYEGPKGGPGMREMLAPTATLMGLGLGDSVALITDGRFSGGTRGPCIGHVSPEAAVGGPIALVEDGDTIELDIPNRALKLQVDDVVLAERRARWSRPEPKIKTGWLARYAAVVTSANTGAICKAD
- a CDS encoding DUF465 domain-containing protein, encoding MEEKGQPQQDLVQQLFDGNPRFRLLYEEHLLLEKELEKLDQKAYLTPDEELERKKVQKLKLAGKDEMEAILSQFRQ
- the tsaB gene encoding tRNA (adenosine(37)-N6)-threonylcarbamoyltransferase complex dimerization subunit type 1 TsaB, whose protein sequence is MTERLLLVDTATPTGSVAVSQGEKLLGEIVLSGPANHTDHLLGNIDELLRGVGLAIGDMDGFGVVLGPGSFTGLRVGVATIKGLALATGKPVVGVTSLTALAWRLPFAALPVCPLLDARKGEVYAALYQWIGEEFSPLLSPCVLPPDRWLERLSNDVLFIGDGAQSYRRLIEERLGESAHFAPWPAHACRASNGLGPALQMLRRGEYIPLEGLIPTYIRPSEAELAEIGRYRG
- the rseP gene encoding RIP metalloprotease RseP, with protein sequence MITIAAGIIMLGILVFIHELGHFAVAKFCGVKVLKFSLGFGPKLLAKQWGETEYLICAIPLGGYVQMLGEGSGEGGEDGPLTPEEEARSFAHKPVSRRTAIVAAGPLMNLLLPFLVLPVAYMVGVNLPSFLDEPPCVGYVVADSPGSRAGFVAGDCIEAINGESVANWTDTGPLLIANAGSALEFSLRRNGELATVSISPEESALEGLQSLGLLPPQEAVIGGLAPGMPALAAGMEVGDRILAIDGTPIRSWYDLRGAVQQGGGQAQTFDLQRGERTLSLSIKPVRDEANGEAYLVGISPLQESVFKRFGPLESIKAGAQRTVELIELTLVFIQKMFTGHVSTKSIGGPITVVQIAGQAAQTDLSSILTVLAFLSIQLGILNLLPIPILDGGHLFFNFYEFVFRRPLSLRAREVMQQVGLVLLISLMILAFYNDIMRIFLGGQ
- a CDS encoding 1-deoxy-D-xylulose-5-phosphate reductoisomerase produces the protein MKRLSILGSTGSIGVSTLEIVAEHPDRFRVVAMTAGRNLDLLQKQIRRFQPRLVAVLSAADAEILKDALGASGPTIVSGIEGLIACACHEEADMVLSAIVGAAGLIPTMAAIEAGKDVALANKETLVTAGSLVMAAVARKGVRLFPVDSEHSAIFQSLIGHRRGDVRRLILTASGGPFRNRSLAELQRVTPAEALAHPNWSMGRKISIDSATMMNKGLEVIEARWLFDLPGERISVHIHPQSVVHSMVEYQDGSVIAQLGIPDMKAPIAYALSYPERLPLNLPPLDLCRLGSLSFEPPDGHRFACLELAYGALRDGGSAPAVLNAANEMAVEAFLAGEISFLAIPEIIRATLANHRVLPLNHIDEVLRADRWARDEARKLIHSSV
- a CDS encoding phosphatidate cytidylyltransferase, yielding MSIPRRTAIKQRILTALISLPLLILFVSYAPPFLFNLLVIAVAGLGLTEFYRMALPGEPPRERNLAVAGGVLLTLAFAFNPAAAVPGLALATLLFASFLLFRFGDLSSVIQRLGLFLLGLLYLPLLFGHLALLHALPEGKYWVFLVLFIIMCSDSAAYFTGVSLGKRKLYPAISPNKSVEGALGGLVGGVFGALLFKFWFFSSLGIFDALLLGIVLGVCGQVGDLFESMIKRSFGVKDSGSLLPGHGGILDRLDSLIFAFAPVYYYALWFGPGAGGPA
- a CDS encoding isoprenyl transferase; the encoded protein is MRLRIPEHLAIIMDGNGRWAERRHLPRIAGHHRGVEAVREVVSECRTLGVRYLTLYAFSSENWGRPEDEVKALMGLLVRYLASELNDLCARSIRFRVIGETDRLPAEVAQVLRETMERTKDNTSMVLTLALSYGSRNEMIRAVRSLAGEVAAGQLTPEAIDEERLNLALDTAGMPDPDLLIRTSGEMRISNFLLWQLAYTELYFSEELWPDFSRQKLHEAFAVFARRQRRFGLTSAQVADQDVHSEENCH
- a CDS encoding class I SAM-dependent RNA methyltransferase, whose translation is MIKRLRIERLAYGGAGIGRHEGKAIFVPCTAPGDLVDCRIVREKKRYAEGELVALLESGCGRRSPACPLFGRCGGCQWQHLDYGEQARWKEEIFRDTLVRQVNVPPDLVLPLAQAPEEWGYRSRVQFKCRQTEAGLVMGFYKSGSHFVIDVPHCPIAAPAVNGALRYFREWLAASPCPEKIPQVDVAVDDEERIRVVVHVLDGREGELAAYLRPLAETAGYALFLQSGRKDSLRAVTGAEDLYIHPETGGDLRLAYGPGGFAQVNLAQNRQLVAEVLAALGDAAPGRVLDLFCGMGNFSLPLARRAGEVVGVEDYAPSITKARANAADNGLTNAFFHARPAEGAAEFFSREKPFDLVLLDPPRTGAYAVTRELSQLRPPRILYVSCDPPTLARDLVPLLHGGYRLEWSRPFDLFPQTHHTESLTSLRLSA